The genomic segment TCTCCTCCTGTGGTTCCTCGCGCCTTGTGATATTTGGTTTACCAGTATTGTTTTTCACCGAAGCACGCGATGCCTTGTCAACTCTATTTGAATTCGAATTCCTTAGATTCAACCTTATAGTTAAGGGCGCGTTTTTAGACGAATCCTTACTTCTCGTAGCGTCGTACCTCCTTCGTATCTCTTGCATCTGTAATAGTTCATTCCTCTGCAGTGTTAAAGTCTTAATTCTGCTTTGAACTAGATCTTCTAGGAAATCTACTTGATTTTCCATCTGGACAGCTATCTGATCTTGATTATCCTCATCCTCATTTTGATCAAGCGATGTATCTAGAGACTGTAGTGTCCATAGCGTTCGTATTAATTCACAGGGGAAGTGATCTAGTgtattgagaaaattgtACCGTATATCCATAATGATTTGATCTCTTAGGGTTCTGTTCCTTTACATGCACTGACGGTACTAACAAAACGTTAATATAGTTAACCAGAGTCACGT from the Zygosaccharomyces rouxii strain CBS732 chromosome B complete sequence genome contains:
- the YNG1 gene encoding Yng1p (weakly similar to uniprot|O00025 Saccharomyces cerevisiae YOR064C YNG1 Yeast homolog of mammalian Ing1 histone acetyltransferase complex component); its protein translation is MDIRYNFLNTLDHFPCELIRTLWTLQSLDTSLDQNEDEDNQDQIAVQMENQVDFLEDLVQSRIKTLTLQRNELLQMQEIRRRYDATRSKDSSKNAPLTIRLNLRNSNSNRVDKASRASVKNNTGKPNITRREEPQEETYCVCHNVSYGSMIACDNDSCSIEWFHYGCVGIVRPLEGEWYCSEKCRREAKKNELGSKKGLKR